The following are from one region of the Rhipicephalus microplus isolate Deutch F79 chromosome 1, USDA_Rmic, whole genome shotgun sequence genome:
- the LOC119177810 gene encoding syntaxin-18, which translates to MLLKLSKCVNNIKCLNLSVNRESSFVASSFCARSLKRQQKPFLLVPLVGTRHISENTMSTTTSVTKIQLASLPAVMDRTKLFKEICGLMVLERGEDCSSEGILAGPPATKRSSRAYKILRSITTMRDCLLSRRRDYVKYVLCTLSPESCCATVDWERWRTDRMVEQFARNVRAEIEDFSAQKNSNGLQQSLQACQHRMSVRSLLLDYLATTCLIYAEMKAAYVKRVCDRQRWSRLGSPYRSLGPSSSGGHSSLLPAPLITGLRQLSSAASKMVTVGGWLQSSEDSESLRDATALDLSMTYEECLQFEEESKILMDRLNGQREIVRDIESQVIDIACLQRVLTDHILEQEDDVERVALATEHASANVTAARRELKEHVVQRPSFARCAAVLIVWLSLLLLFLHWLTP; encoded by the coding sequence ATGCTTCTTAAACTATCAAAATGTGTTAATAACATAAAGTGCTTGAACTTGAGTGTCAACCGAGAAAGCTCTTTTGTGGCTTCATCGTTTTGCGCGCGTTCACTGAAGCGCCAACAAAAGCCGTTTTTATTGGTACCTCTCGTGGGTACGAGGCACATTTCCGAGAATACAATGTCAACAACTACAAGTGTTACCAAAATTCAGCTCGCTAGTCTTCCCGCTGTCATGGACAGAACAAAATTATTCAAGGAAATTTGTGGACTTATGGTGCTAGAACGGGGCGAAGACTGCAGCAGCGAAGGCATACTCGCCGGCCCGCCGGCAACGAAGCGATCCTCGCGAGCTTACAAAATCTTGCGTAGCATCACGACAATGAGAGATTGTCTCTTGTCGCGGCGTCGCGACTACGTCAAATACGTTCTCTGCACGCTGTCGCCGGAGTCGTGCTGCGCCACAGTGGACTGGGAACGCTGGCGCACGGACCGAATGGTAGAACAGTTTGCGCGCAACGTGCGAGCGGAGATTGAAGACTTTTCCGCCCAGAAGAACAGTAACGGCCTGCAGCAAAGTCTTCAAGCGTGCCAACACCGCATGAGCGTACGATCGCTTCTGCTCGACTACCTGGCTACGACGTGCCTCATCTATGCCGAGATGAAAGCTGCTTATGTCAAGCGCGTATGCGACCGACAGCGGTGGAGCAGACTTGGCTCTCCGTATCGCAGCTTGGGTCCGAGCAGTTCGGGCGGTCACTCGAGTTTGCTGCCAGCACCGCTTATAACGGGCCTGCGGCAGCTGTCGAGCGCAGCCTCCAAGATGGTGACCGTGGGCGGCTGGTTGCAGTCGTCGGAAGATAGTGAGAGTCTACGCGATGCAACGGCACTGGATCTCAGTATGACGTACGAAGAATGCTTGCAGTTCGAAGAGGAGAGCAAAATCCTCATGGACCGTCTGAACGGCCAGCGAGAAATCGTGCGCGACATAGAGTCGCAGGTGATTGACATCGCCTGTCTGCAGAGAGTTCTCACGGATCACATTCTGGAGCAAGAGGATGACGTTGAAAGGGTTGCCTTGGCAACCGAACACGCTAGTGCAAACGTTACAGCTGCTAGGAGGGAACTGAAAGAGCATGTCGTGCAGCGACCTTCTTTTGCTCGTTGTGCTGCGGTACTCATAGTGTGGCTTTCGCTGCTGCTACTTTTCCTTCACTGGTTGACTCCGTAA